The sequence CGGAGCCGGTACCGGTGGCCAGGTGGGAGAGCGGGACGCCGAAGCGCTCCGAGAGCTCGTTCATCAGCCCGGTGCAGGCCATGTCCGGGTAGCGGTTGAAGTTGGCGGCCGCCGCGGTCACGCTCTCCATCACGCCGGGCAACGGCGGATACGGGTTCTCGTTGGAAGACAGCTTGTAGGCGACCGGCCCGCCGGCCGCGGCGGGCCTGCCCGGCTTGTAGGTGGGGACACCCTCCAGCTCAGCGCGCAGCTTGGGGCTCATCTCGCTCACCGCAGTCCTCCTCGCGACCACCGGCGGACCGTCGACGCCGCCGGCTTCCAATACTCCTCACCATATGAGGATTCGGCGCCCGTGCGTACAGGTGCGCGTCAGCAAGAGGCGAACCTCATCACTCCCCGCGGCATCCCGGGCATCGTCACACGAAGGCGTACGTATCGGGGGGCGCGCCGTACATATATCTACGCGCCGGTGGCTCACGCCGTGGCGCGCATCACCCGTGAAGGTGAGTTGAGACCTCTTCGAGACATCGGACACTTGGCAGGCCCATGCGCGTCGACAAGACACGTCTCGGCATGAGATCGGTCAACTGACTTACTTTCTAAGGCAGTTGACCCCTAATGACCTTGCAGAAACGTACCTGTCAACGCGTGCATATGCGTCCGCACTACCCCACCGCATGAGCCCTACTATCGGCTCGCCATGACAGCAGCAGGGAAGCACCAGGTGAGCCGCGCGGAAACCTCACGTCGAGGCAGTCGGCCGGGCCGGGCGGGCATCAGAGACGTGGCCGCCGCCGCCGGAGTCTCCATCACGACCGTGTCCGACGCCCTCAACGGCAAGGGCCGGCTCCCAGATGCCACCCGGCGCCATGTCCGCGAGGTCGCCGACCGGCTGGGATACCGCCCCTCGGCCGCCGCCCGCACCCTCCGTACCGGCAAGTCCGGCCTGATCGGCCTGACCGTGACGACGTACGGGGATGAACCTTTCACCTTCACGGAGTTCGCGTACTTCGCCGAGATGGCCCGGGCCGCCACCTCCGCCGCGCTCGCCCGCGGCTACGCCCTCGTCATCCTGCCCGCGACCTCCCGCCACGACGTGTGGTCCAACGTGGCCCTGGACGGCACGGTCGTCATCGACCCCTCCGACCAGGACCCGGTGGTCAGCGAACTGGTCCGCCAGGGTTTACCGGTCGTCTCCGACGGCCGCCCGGCCGGCTCGCTCCCGGTCACCGCGTGGGTCGACAACGACCACGAGGCCGCCGTCCTCGGGATCCTCGACCACCTCGCCGACGCCGGCGCCCGCCGGATCGGCCTGCTCACGGGCACGACGACGGACACCTACACCCACCTGTCGACCACCGCCTACCTGCGCTGGTGCGAGCGGGTGGGCCAGGATCCGGTCTACGAGGCCTACCCGGCGCACGACCCGTGCGCCGGCGCCGTCGCCGCCGACCGGCTGCTCGCCCGGCCCGACCGGCCGGACGCGGTCTACGGCCTCTTCGACCCCAACGGCACCGATCTGCTCGCCGCCGCCCGCCGCTACGGTCTGCGCGTCCCGGACGACCTGCTGCTCGTGTGCTGCAGCGAGTCCACGGTGTACGCCAACACCGAGCCGCCCATCACCACGCTCTCCCTGAAACCGCGCCGGATCGGCACGGCCGTGGTCCAGCTCCTCATCGATGCCATCGAAGGCGTGGAGTCGGACCAGCCCGTCGAACAGGTGATACCGACCGAACTGATCGTGCGTACCTCCTCCCAGCGGCGTCCCCCACGCACGACCGTCAGCCCGCCACGGGCTCCGGAGGAGGGGTAGGGGCGCCGTGCCGGCACGGTGGGGCCGGCACGGTCGGGTCGGCCACCCTCCGCCCTCGGCCGCCCGGCGCCCACGGGTGCGGCCACCCGGTTCGCCCGAGTTGTCGCCCCCGTCACACGGGTCGTCGCCCGCCTCACACGGGTCGGCCGCCCCGGTTCGCCCGGCGCGGTGCGAGCCGCGGTGGCCGGCCGACCGCCTCGCCGGGCGGCCTACGGATGGCCGGCAGCCGGTCGAAGCCCTGCCCAAACGGGGCGAAAGCCGCGGTGAACTGGAGTCTTGTTCCGATTCACCACCCCTGGGTCATCACACGGCGCGACG is a genomic window of Streptomyces griseochromogenes containing:
- a CDS encoding LacI family DNA-binding transcriptional regulator — translated: MTAAGKHQVSRAETSRRGSRPGRAGIRDVAAAAGVSITTVSDALNGKGRLPDATRRHVREVADRLGYRPSAAARTLRTGKSGLIGLTVTTYGDEPFTFTEFAYFAEMARAATSAALARGYALVILPATSRHDVWSNVALDGTVVIDPSDQDPVVSELVRQGLPVVSDGRPAGSLPVTAWVDNDHEAAVLGILDHLADAGARRIGLLTGTTTDTYTHLSTTAYLRWCERVGQDPVYEAYPAHDPCAGAVAADRLLARPDRPDAVYGLFDPNGTDLLAAARRYGLRVPDDLLLVCCSESTVYANTEPPITTLSLKPRRIGTAVVQLLIDAIEGVESDQPVEQVIPTELIVRTSSQRRPPRTTVSPPRAPEEG